Proteins found in one Litorihabitans aurantiacus genomic segment:
- the ftsR gene encoding transcriptional regulator FtsR — translation MSPAPREADTPRAPGQEEQAGQRPALTSLAHEPWPRGASRKATMNIGAVLAVLKREFPAVSHSKIRFLEEQGLVTPQRTPAGYRVFSEADVERLRFALAAQRDSFLPLRVIRERLAALDAGLGDDVPLPAQPAAAGGGRMLPDELATLAGASPEQVAELDRAGLISTDAGGRYPASSLTVVQLASELAVHGLDTRHLRLMRSAADRQVDVVAQLTSRCAAVRTRRRTRGAGSGPSRPAPSCRRCSPVCTAPW, via the coding sequence GTGAGCCCCGCCCCGCGCGAGGCGGACACCCCGCGCGCGCCGGGGCAGGAGGAGCAGGCGGGCCAGCGGCCCGCTCTGACGTCGCTCGCGCACGAGCCGTGGCCGCGTGGCGCGTCGCGCAAGGCGACCATGAACATCGGCGCCGTGCTCGCCGTCCTCAAGCGCGAGTTCCCCGCGGTCAGCCACTCCAAGATCCGCTTCCTCGAGGAGCAGGGACTGGTCACGCCCCAGCGGACCCCGGCGGGGTACCGGGTCTTCTCCGAGGCCGATGTCGAGCGGCTGCGGTTCGCCCTCGCCGCGCAGCGCGACTCCTTCCTCCCGCTCCGGGTCATCCGCGAGCGGCTCGCGGCGCTCGACGCCGGGCTCGGTGACGACGTCCCCCTGCCCGCGCAGCCCGCGGCGGCCGGCGGCGGTCGGATGCTCCCGGACGAGCTGGCGACCCTGGCCGGCGCGAGCCCCGAGCAGGTGGCCGAGCTCGACCGCGCGGGCCTCATCTCGACCGACGCCGGGGGCCGCTACCCGGCCTCGAGCCTCACGGTCGTCCAGCTGGCCTCCGAGCTCGCGGTCCACGGCCTCGACACGCGTCACCTGCGTCTGATGCGCAGCGCCGCCGACCGTCAGGTCGACGTCGTCGCGCAGCTGACCTCCCGCTGCGCGGCCGTCCGAACACGCCGCAGGACGCGCGGAGCCGGGAGCGGGCCGTCCAGGCCGGCACCGAGCTGTCGACGCTGCTCTCCCGTCTGCACGGCGCCCTGGTGA
- a CDS encoding MerR family transcriptional regulator, protein MRVSSSEAGAAPATHQISQGLLFGEELPDLDQNTGYRGQIACRAAGITYRQLDYWARTGLVEPSVRAATGSGTQRLYSFRDVLMLKVVKRLLDTGVSLQQIRQAVEHLRERGVEDLAQITLMSDGASVYECTSADEVFDLVQGGQGVFGIAVGRVWREVEATIVTFPVESTEESLAAAPHPGDELARRRAAKAQAG, encoded by the coding sequence ATGCGGGTGTCCAGCAGCGAGGCAGGTGCGGCCCCGGCCACCCACCAGATCAGCCAGGGTCTCCTCTTCGGTGAGGAGCTCCCGGACCTCGACCAGAACACCGGGTACCGCGGCCAGATCGCGTGCCGCGCCGCCGGGATCACCTACCGCCAGCTCGACTACTGGGCCCGTACCGGTCTCGTCGAGCCGAGCGTCCGTGCCGCCACCGGCTCCGGCACCCAGCGCCTGTACTCCTTCCGCGACGTCCTGATGCTGAAGGTGGTCAAGCGTCTGCTCGACACCGGTGTCTCGCTCCAGCAGATCCGGCAGGCGGTCGAGCACCTGCGCGAGCGCGGCGTCGAGGACCTGGCGCAGATCACCCTGATGAGTGACGGCGCCTCGGTGTACGAGTGCACGTCGGCCGACGAGGTCTTCGACCTGGTGCAGGGTGGCCAGGGTGTGTTCGGGATCGCCGTCGGTCGCGTGTGGCGCGAGGTCGAGGCCACGATCGTCACCTTCCCCGTCGAGTCGACCGAGGAGTCGCTCGCCGCGGCGCCGCACCCGGGTGACGAGCTGGCCCGTCGTCGGGCCGCGAAGGCCCAGGCCGGCTGA
- a CDS encoding LLM class F420-dependent oxidoreductase — protein MKAGVFIPQGWRFDLVGIDPAQQWEAMASLVRRADAGPWESVWVYDHFHTTPVPSEEATHEAWTLMAAFAAITDRVRLGQMCTCMAYRNPAYLAKVAATIDVVSGGRVDMGIGAGWYEHEWRAYGYGFPRAGERLAMLREGVQIMKQAWETGTATLDGEHYQVDGAIVRPLPLQEGGIPLWVAGGGEKVTLRIAARYATHTNFDGSLEGFTHKSRLLEQHCADVGTDFGAITRSANYNVAIGTDEREVNERLRVLRERLLPHLGDERADDAVAGYRDSLATGTPEQIVERLTEVNEAGMGYGIFYFPEVAYDTSGLELFEREVLPHLVGPPSGSDLRVLEADETVPPRPEEEVADVARATPDPH, from the coding sequence ATGAAGGCAGGCGTGTTCATTCCCCAGGGCTGGCGATTCGACCTGGTCGGCATCGACCCCGCGCAGCAGTGGGAGGCGATGGCCTCGCTCGTGCGGCGTGCCGACGCCGGCCCCTGGGAGAGCGTCTGGGTCTACGACCACTTCCACACCACTCCCGTCCCGAGCGAGGAGGCCACGCACGAGGCGTGGACGCTGATGGCGGCGTTCGCGGCCATCACCGACCGCGTGCGTCTCGGGCAGATGTGCACGTGCATGGCGTACCGGAACCCGGCCTATCTGGCGAAGGTGGCGGCGACGATCGACGTCGTGAGCGGCGGCCGCGTCGACATGGGTATCGGCGCCGGCTGGTACGAGCACGAGTGGCGCGCGTACGGCTACGGGTTCCCGCGGGCGGGCGAGCGGCTCGCGATGCTGCGCGAGGGCGTGCAGATCATGAAGCAGGCCTGGGAGACGGGCACGGCCACGCTGGACGGCGAGCACTACCAGGTCGACGGCGCGATCGTGCGGCCGCTGCCGCTCCAGGAGGGCGGGATCCCGCTGTGGGTCGCGGGTGGCGGCGAGAAGGTCACGCTGAGGATCGCGGCGCGCTACGCGACGCACACGAACTTCGACGGGTCGCTCGAGGGCTTCACGCACAAGTCGCGCCTCCTCGAGCAGCACTGCGCCGACGTCGGCACCGACTTCGGGGCCATCACCCGGAGTGCCAACTACAACGTCGCGATCGGGACCGACGAGCGCGAGGTGAACGAACGGCTGCGCGTGCTGCGCGAGCGGCTCCTGCCGCACCTCGGCGACGAGCGGGCGGACGACGCCGTCGCCGGCTACCGCGACTCGCTCGCGACGGGGACCCCGGAGCAGATCGTCGAGCGCCTCACCGAGGTCAACGAGGCCGGGATGGGCTACGGCATCTTCTACTTCCCCGAAGTTGCCTACGACACCTCGGGCCTCGAGCTCTTCGAGCGCGAGGTGCTACCGCACCTGGTGGGGCCGCCGTCGGGCTCGGACCTGCGGGTCCTCGAGGCCGACGAGACCGTGCCGCCCCGCCCCGAGGAGGAGGTCGCCGACGTCGCGCGGGCCACGCCCGACCCGCACTGA
- a CDS encoding bifunctional nuclease family protein — translation MTVRTVDVHADVGEVVLALVDDVDGTVLPVTIGPREGAAIASALAGIAPPRPLTHDLLLTLVRAAGGEVAHVEIVALRHGVFFAEVVLDDGARVDSRASDAVAIALRADVAVLCAPDVLAAAGERPLDHGGHQGSSASTGAPGESELAEFRAFLDRVEPEDFGDADS, via the coding sequence ATGACGGTGCGCACGGTGGACGTCCACGCGGACGTCGGCGAGGTGGTCCTCGCGCTGGTCGACGACGTCGACGGCACGGTCCTGCCGGTGACCATCGGTCCGCGCGAGGGAGCGGCGATCGCCTCCGCGCTCGCGGGGATCGCGCCGCCGCGTCCGCTCACCCACGACCTGTTGCTGACCCTCGTGCGCGCCGCCGGAGGCGAGGTCGCACACGTGGAGATCGTGGCGCTGCGGCACGGCGTCTTCTTCGCCGAGGTCGTCCTCGACGACGGCGCCCGCGTCGACTCCCGGGCCTCCGACGCCGTCGCGATCGCGCTGCGCGCCGACGTGGCCGTGCTGTGCGCGCCGGACGTCCTCGCGGCGGCGGGGGAGAGGCCCCTGGACCACGGCGGACACCAGGGTTCGTCGGCCTCGACGGGGGCTCCGGGGGAGTCGGAGCTGGCGGAGTTCCGAGCGTTCCTCGACCGGGTCGAGCCCGAGGACTTCGGCGACGCCGACTCCTGA
- a CDS encoding DUF881 domain-containing protein, which translates to MSATGGSSHGSPSIDLVRRPDASMTLLREVTETPLDPAYAEVAARRGHTHARRSTRGAERVAVGALAVALGAGLVTAITALRAPTDVRDRARDLLVGQVQERSSLQDSLTAQNAELGFEISDLSSRALAGSDPALVEELEVLAVVSGTAPVTGPAYAITLSDSAQATQEPGAHPEEQVVAVDVQIVVNALRAGGAEAITVNGTRVSGSGAIRGAGQAVLIDLVPVTSPYEVLAIGDVERIRRSVTGSSAAAHLSVLRDRYRIGVTSGSREEVTMPAARTSAPRFAVPVGPAADDDTTDTTDGPDAPPAPPGAGRTTT; encoded by the coding sequence GTGAGCGCCACCGGCGGGAGCAGCCACGGCTCCCCGAGCATCGACCTCGTGCGTCGACCCGACGCCTCGATGACGCTGCTGCGCGAGGTCACGGAGACCCCGCTCGACCCGGCCTACGCCGAGGTGGCCGCCCGGCGCGGTCACACCCACGCTCGCCGTAGCACCCGCGGTGCGGAGCGAGTGGCCGTGGGGGCGCTCGCCGTCGCCCTCGGTGCCGGCCTCGTCACCGCGATCACCGCGCTGCGCGCCCCGACGGATGTGCGCGACCGCGCCCGCGACCTGCTCGTGGGGCAGGTGCAGGAGCGCTCGTCGCTCCAGGACTCCCTCACCGCGCAGAACGCCGAGCTCGGCTTCGAGATCTCCGACCTCTCCTCGCGCGCCCTCGCCGGCAGCGATCCGGCCCTCGTCGAGGAGCTCGAGGTGCTCGCCGTCGTCTCCGGCACCGCACCCGTGACCGGACCGGCCTACGCCATCACGCTCAGCGACTCGGCCCAGGCGACGCAGGAGCCGGGCGCCCACCCCGAGGAGCAGGTGGTCGCCGTCGACGTCCAGATCGTGGTCAACGCCCTGCGCGCCGGTGGCGCCGAGGCGATCACGGTCAACGGCACGCGCGTGAGCGGGTCCGGGGCGATCCGCGGGGCCGGCCAGGCCGTGCTGATCGACCTCGTCCCGGTGACCTCGCCCTACGAGGTCCTCGCGATCGGCGACGTCGAGCGGATCCGTCGCTCCGTCACCGGATCGAGCGCCGCCGCGCACCTGTCCGTGCTGCGCGACCGCTACCGCATCGGTGTCACGAGCGGCAGCCGCGAGGAGGTCACCATGCCGGCGGCCCGCACCAGCGCGCCCCGGTTCGCGGTCCCGGTCGGCCCGGCGGCCGACGACGACACCACCGACACCACCGACGGACCCGACGCGCCTCCGGCGCCCCCGGGAGCAGGGAGGACGACCACGTGA
- a CDS encoding small basic family protein, protein MIAVIGLALGILVGLLFSPDVPPAFQPYLPIAVVAALDALFGGVRAQLEGVFNDRVFITSFLSNVVVAALLVFLGDQLGVGSQLSTAVVVVLGIRIFSNAASIRRSLFKA, encoded by the coding sequence GTGATCGCCGTCATCGGGCTGGCGCTCGGGATCCTCGTCGGGCTGCTGTTCTCGCCCGACGTCCCGCCGGCCTTCCAGCCGTACCTGCCGATCGCCGTGGTCGCGGCGCTCGACGCGCTCTTCGGCGGTGTCCGGGCCCAGCTCGAGGGCGTCTTCAACGACCGGGTCTTCATCACCTCGTTCCTGTCCAACGTGGTCGTCGCCGCGCTGCTCGTGTTCCTGGGGGACCAGCTGGGCGTCGGGTCCCAGCTCAGCACCGCCGTCGTCGTCGTGCTCGGCATCCGGATCTTCTCCAACGCCGCCTCGATCCGCCGCTCGTTGTTCAAGGCATGA
- a CDS encoding FHA domain-containing protein, giving the protein MTGYDGTDQGHTPGAVDGPTTAHLEAVSDGDRLPQGGDGGTPVQAAAAIDALPPDSALLVVQHGPNTGARFLLDADVTSAGRDTRSEIFLDDVTVSRRHAEFRRVGDGFEVRDVGSLNGTYVNRERIEGAALRSGDEVQIGKFRLTFHPSPHRAPEGR; this is encoded by the coding sequence ATGACTGGGTACGACGGGACCGACCAGGGCCACACGCCCGGTGCGGTCGACGGTCCGACGACGGCGCACCTCGAGGCCGTCTCCGACGGCGACCGGCTGCCCCAGGGTGGCGACGGCGGCACCCCGGTCCAGGCGGCCGCCGCGATCGACGCGCTCCCGCCGGACAGCGCCCTCCTGGTCGTCCAGCACGGCCCCAACACCGGCGCCCGCTTCCTGCTCGACGCCGACGTGACCTCCGCGGGCCGCGACACGCGCTCGGAGATCTTCCTCGACGACGTGACCGTCTCCCGCCGCCACGCGGAGTTCCGCCGCGTGGGCGACGGGTTCGAGGTCCGCGACGTCGGATCCCTGAACGGCACGTACGTCAACCGGGAGCGGATCGAGGGCGCCGCCCTCCGCAGCGGCGACGAGGTCCAGATCGGCAAGTTCCGCCTGACCTTCCACCCGAGCCCCCACCGGGCGCCGGAGGGTCGGTGA
- a CDS encoding DUF881 domain-containing protein, protein MSVAERPGPDGGETPAGPATAEDPGRAHGAVHHPAHAGPGAAAHRPTRSGWGTRSQLLVALLCALLGFAIVVQVRQTRSDELALMRQDDLVRLLDEITLRNDQLEAEQAQLTLDRNELRTGADAQEVAERTAQVQGILAGTVAVEGPGIDLLVREQASTVPSSAWVNLVEELRNAGAEAIEIDGVRVGAATWFADADGGVVVDGEPLSSPVTVRAIGDPQTLEVALQIPGGALATLRSNDALTTLEGRDRVEILAVRDLVTPDRASRAPDGAEGSG, encoded by the coding sequence ATGAGCGTGGCGGAGCGACCCGGTCCCGACGGCGGCGAGACCCCCGCCGGCCCCGCGACCGCGGAGGACCCCGGGCGCGCCCACGGCGCCGTCCACCACCCCGCGCACGCCGGCCCGGGCGCCGCGGCCCACCGGCCGACGCGCTCGGGGTGGGGCACCCGCTCGCAGCTCCTGGTCGCGCTCCTGTGCGCGCTGCTCGGATTCGCGATCGTGGTGCAGGTCCGCCAGACCCGCAGCGACGAGCTCGCGCTCATGCGGCAGGACGATCTCGTGCGGCTGCTCGACGAGATCACGCTGCGCAACGACCAGCTCGAGGCCGAGCAGGCTCAGCTGACGCTGGACCGCAACGAGCTGCGGACCGGTGCCGACGCGCAGGAGGTCGCCGAGCGCACCGCGCAGGTGCAGGGCATCCTCGCGGGAACCGTGGCCGTCGAGGGCCCGGGGATCGACCTCCTCGTCCGCGAGCAGGCGAGCACCGTCCCGTCCTCCGCGTGGGTCAACCTCGTCGAGGAGCTGCGCAACGCCGGCGCCGAGGCGATCGAGATCGACGGCGTGCGCGTGGGTGCGGCGACCTGGTTCGCCGACGCGGACGGCGGGGTCGTCGTCGACGGCGAACCACTCTCGAGCCCGGTGACGGTGCGCGCGATCGGCGACCCGCAGACCCTCGAGGTCGCGCTCCAGATCCCGGGCGGCGCGCTCGCGACGCTGCGGTCCAACGACGCCCTCACGACGCTGGAGGGCCGCGACCGGGTCGAGATCCTCGCCGTCCGCGACCTCGTCACGCCCGATCGGGCCTCGCGCGCACCGGACGGCGCAGAAGGTTCGGGATAG
- a CDS encoding DUF1697 domain-containing protein: MARRFVLLLRGVNVGGVTVRSADLRSTLEDAGFTDVRTVLASGNAVVGSDRSETEVRGAAQDALHRRYEREVPVVVRTLDDLTGIVRASPSPATPPRTTATSCSPPMRVTRAR; the protein is encoded by the coding sequence GTGGCCCGGCGATTCGTCCTGCTGCTGCGGGGCGTGAACGTCGGCGGTGTGACGGTCAGGTCGGCGGACCTCCGCTCGACGCTCGAGGACGCCGGCTTCACGGACGTGCGCACGGTGCTCGCGAGCGGCAACGCCGTCGTGGGTTCGGACCGGTCGGAGACCGAGGTGCGTGGTGCCGCGCAGGACGCTCTGCACCGGCGCTACGAGCGCGAGGTACCCGTCGTCGTGCGGACCCTCGACGACCTGACCGGGATCGTCCGGGCGTCCCCTTCCCCGGCGACTCCCCCACGCACCACTGCTACGTCGTGCTCACCGCCGATGCGGGTGACGCGAGCGCGCTGA